One region of Apium graveolens cultivar Ventura unplaced genomic scaffold, ASM990537v1 ctg3593, whole genome shotgun sequence genomic DNA includes:
- the LOC141701217 gene encoding uncharacterized protein LOC141701217 has product MDLVRSRCGGGDSGSNLGRRVSREGQRSTNVYFRVGTLNVGSLTGKFLELVDMLKKKKVDVICIQETKWKGSSTKEANGFKLWYSGVGNTRNGVGISISSLLKENIVEVSRVSDRIMKIKLVVNEEIVNFVSVYAPHVGFSELARKIF; this is encoded by the coding sequence ATGGATTTGGTAAGAAGTAGGTGTGGTGGTGGTGATAGTGGTAGTAATTTAGGGAGAAGAGTTTCTCGGGAGGGGCAAAGGTCTACTAATGTCTATTTTCGAGTAGGTACGCTGAATGTAGGTTCTCTGACCGGGAAATTTTTAGAACTTGTGGATATGTTAAAGAAAAAAAAGGTAGATGTGATATGCATTCAGGAAACTAAGTGGAAGGGTAGTAGTACTAAGGAAGCTAACGGGTTTAAATTGTGGTATTCAGGGGTTGGTAATACAAGGAATGGTGTGGGTATTTCGATAAGTTCTCTCTTGAAGGAGAATATAGTAGAAGTGAGTAGAGTCAGTGATAGGATTATGAAGATTAAACTCGTAGTTAATGAAGAGATCGTTAATTTTGTAAGTGTGTATGCACCCCATGTTGGTTTTAGTGAGTTAGCGAGAAAGATTTTTTGA